AGTGCCCTTCGATCCAGAATCACCATTTGTGACCAGCGGTCTGAGGTTGGGTTCCCCAGCAATGACAACGCGGGGTATGGGAGTAAATGAATTTACTGAGATTGGGAATATTATTGCCGATCGCCTGCTTTCTTTTGAATCCGAGACAGTAGCTGCTGATTGTCAGCGACGAGTTGCAGCGTTGTGCGATCGCTTTCCCTTGTATCCTCACTTGGAAATTCCCGTACCAGCTTTAGCATAGGGGCATGGGGCAAGCGGGCAAGCGGGCATGGGGCATGGGGCAAGCGGGCAAGCGGGCATGGGGCATTGGTAATTATTTTTATTCCCCATTGCCCATTACCTATTACCTATTACCCATTCCCCAATTTAAAATTCTCATGCTGATTAATGACCCAAATGTAGTAGATATAGGAAGACATATCCCGAAAAGTGATTTTTGTCTAGTCAAACTACTTATTAAAGATACAAATGCCTCCTCAGATTTATCATCTGATTGCCTTCCTTGTGGCTGCCGTAGTCGTTCTCTGGACTACGCCTGATGTCAGAAACATTGGCATAAAAAGTGGACGTGTAGACCAACCTGGTGGTCGAAAAGTTCATCAACGCCCGATGGTGCGCCTGGGAGGAGTTTCTATCTTCGCGGGTACTATAATTTCTCTACTAATTGTTTGGTGGTTGGGTGGATTTGGAATTCTGCCTCCGGAAAAAGAATGGCAAATCTGGGGAGTTACCTTAGGCGGTGTTGGCTTTTTTCTAATTGGTTTAGCAGATGATTTGTTAAACTTATCTCCCCTGACTCGCTTAGTCATGCAAGTTATTGTTGCCGCTGGTGCTTGGAAAGCAGGCGTAAGCATAGATTTTGTTAGTATTCCCACAGTCGGAATAGTTCACCTGGAATGGCTGAGTTTACCCATCACCGTTATTTGGCTGGTGGGAATGGTAAATGCCATAAACTGGATTGACGGTTTAGATGGATTAGCTGCGGGGGTATCGGGAATTGCCGCTGTAGTCATGTTGGTAGTGGCGTTATTTATGCGGCAACCAGCAGCCGCTTTGATTGCAGCCGCTTTAGCCGGGGCTTCACTAGGATTTCTCCGCTATAATTTCAACCCTGCCCAAATATTTATGGGAGATGGCGGGGCT
Above is a genomic segment from Tolypothrix sp. NIES-4075 containing:
- a CDS encoding glycosyltransferase family 4 protein; the encoded protein is MPPQIYHLIAFLVAAVVVLWTTPDVRNIGIKSGRVDQPGGRKVHQRPMVRLGGVSIFAGTIISLLIVWWLGGFGILPPEKEWQIWGVTLGGVGFFLIGLADDLLNLSPLTRLVMQVIVAAGAWKAGVSIDFVSIPTVGIVHLEWLSLPITVIWLVGMVNAINWIDGLDGLAAGVSGIAAVVMLVVALFMRQPAAALIAAALAGASLGFLRYNFNPAQIFMGDGGAYFMGFTLASVGVIGLVKIPAFTAVLLPYLILAVPIVDMSAVILVRLRHGKSPFSADKRHLHHRLLQAGLSHRLTVLFIYSLTLWVGSLALAIAGIPSGIAYACATTSLVCLISWRVWKHARQS